One Scylla paramamosain isolate STU-SP2022 chromosome 6, ASM3559412v1, whole genome shotgun sequence DNA segment encodes these proteins:
- the LOC135101391 gene encoding PI-PLC X domain-containing protein 3-like: MGDEKFTEQASTDSLWQSGDLKGLASHDSLTRKEGGEPLFFRIEDALRRQAAEGSGKELTGPLVSRSDRPASVSTFEGVKDCGTKQRRCFPFPWKAREVKSKESQENGHPRPKTHFAATPTLENPSNDLSMQVSGEGRKRPTSNIGAWLVSESNDICQLDLTLAHNARSNHDKAVGDFTSVTFELEDFSDIEENNEIPGSALSLPNTQEADTKLQEARPFISKEDSLFVTSHSLGHHLPPLEKQVVLDSEIITNSSLNLESWMSRLPRVLQQLPLNHLYIPGSHDSFSYSLNPESEVAPDAPDPVKGLMRVVPCLARPALLRWSVTQRTTVTEQLRHGVRYFDIRVAARGSKFYFVHGLFGADLQPLLSEVRLFLAQHPGEVVLLDFQHFHGLEMDDHAALIALLRSTFATTLCPVFTYLQNLNLDILARLKHQVLVFYRHAAGEDAASWLWPSETLPNPWPAAVTVSSMLRFLRARLAARDPDTFFVTQCVLTPTGSYLARRLCGNLEANLAIPTNQVLPDWVKGLPSGTPGANIVMVDFVEHNSWEVPRAVINKNMEALLPAPAKFKAQHTM; the protein is encoded by the exons ATGGGCGATGAAAAGTTCACTGAGCAGGCCAGCACCGACAGCCTCTGGCAGAGTGGGGATCTGAAAGGACTCGCCAGTCATGACAGTCTtacgagaaaggaaggaggagaaccGCTCTTCTTCAGGATTGAGGATGCACTTCGCCGCCAGGCCGCTGAAGGCAGTGGGAAGGAACTCACCGGGCCTCTGGTGTCACGGTCCGATAGACCTGCTTCAGTCTCGACGTTTGAGGGCGTGAAGGACTGCGGTACTAAACAGAGAAGATGTTTCCCTTTCCCTTGGAAGGCGCGGGAAGTGAAATCAAAGGAATCCCAGGAGAATGGTCATCCCcgccccaaaacacactttgcCGCAACTCCCACCCTCGAAAATCCCTCCAACGACCTGTCCATGCAGGTGTCCGGAGAGGGACGTAAAAGACCGACCTCCAACATAGGAGCTTGGCTTGTAAGCGAATCTAATGACATCTGCCAGCTGGATCTCACCCTTGCCCACAACGCCCGCAGCAACCACGACAAGGCTGTGGGGGACTTCACTTCGGTCACCTTCGAACTCGAGGATTTTAGTGATAtagaggaaaacaatgaaatccCCGGTAGTGCGCTGTCACTCCCCAACACTCAGGAGGCCGACACCAAGCTCCAGGAGGCCCGGCCTTTCATTTCAAAGGAAGATTCGCTCTTCGTGACGTCTCATTCTCTTGGTCACCATCTGCCTCCACTTGAGAAACAGGTGGTGCTTGATAGCGAAATCATCACAAACTCTAGTCTCAATCTCGAGTCATGGATGTCCCGCCTTCCCCGGGTCCTCCAACAGCTGCCTCTCAATCATCTCTACATCCCAG GGTCGCACGACTCCTTCAGCTACAGTCTTAATCCCGAGAGCGAGGTGGCACCCGACGCGCCAGACCCGGTGAAGGGACTGATGAGGGTGGTTCCTTGCCTGGCCCGCCCCGCCCTCCTCCGCTGGTCCGTCACTCAGCGGACAACCGTCACTGAACAGCTTCGTCATGGTGTTAG GTACTTCGACATACGAGTAGCGGCGCGAGGCTCCAAGTTCTATTTCGTTCATGGTCTCTTCGGCGCCGACTTGCAGCCTCTCCTGTCTGAG GTGCGTCTCTTCCTGGCTCAGCATCCCGGCGAGGTGGTGCTCCTTGACTTCCAACACTTTCACGGCCTGGAGATGGATGACCACGCCGCCCTCATCGCCTTACTTAGGTCCACTTTCGCCACCACACTCTGCCCGGTGTTCACTTACCTACAGAACCTCAATCTCGATATTTTGGCGCGGCTCAAGCACCAG GTACTGGTGTTCTACCGTCACGCAGCGGGGGAGGACGCCGCCTCGTGGCTATGGCCCAGCGAAACCCTTCCCAACCCCTGGCCCGCCGCCGTCACTGTGTCCTCCATGCTTAGATTCTTGCGGGCCAGACTTGCAGCTCGCGACCCTGACACCTTCTTCGTCACGCA GTGTGTTCTGACGCCCACGGGGAGCTACCTGGCGAGGCGCTTATGTGGCAACCTGGAGGCGAACCTAGCCATCCCAACCAACCAGGTGTTGCCCGACTGGGTGAAGGGTCTGCCTAGCGGGACGCCAGGCGCCAATATTGTTATGGTTGACTTCGTGGAACACAACTCTTGGGAGGTTCCACGCGCTGTCATCAACAAAAATATGGAAGCTCTTCTGCCGGCTCCCGCTAAGTTCAAAGCGCAGCACACGATGTAA